In a genomic window of Chrysemys picta bellii isolate R12L10 chromosome 1, ASM1138683v2, whole genome shotgun sequence:
- the TIGAR gene encoding fructose-2,6-bisphosphatase TIGAR, translated as MVRFALTIVRHGETRYNKDKILQGQGVDEPLSATGFRQADAAGVFLSNVKFTHVFSSDLLRAKQTASTIIGKNKFCKDIVIQYDARLRERKYGIAEGRPLSDLKAMAKAAGEQCPSFTPSGGETLDEVRARAKNFFEFLCQLSIEEECQKQQAVLGMAGNGLETLEGKPVFPLRNHCCGLELNSDTDKDTKMLNPNILVVSHGAYMRNWFGYFVLDLKCTLPLALKKSQLSSVSPNTGVSHFIINLGNGDVIKPEISCICLNRDDHLADVNTENL; from the exons ATGGTTCGGTTCGCTTTGACCATCGTCCGGCA TGGAGAAACGAGATACAACAAAGACAAGATACTTCAAG GACAAGGTGTGGATGAGCCCCTTTCTGCAACTGGTTTCAGACAAGCAGATGCTGCTGGTGTATTTCTCAGTAATGTAAAGTTTACTCATGTCTTCTCAAGTGACCTCCTTCGAGCGAAGCAG ACTGCATCCACAATTATAGGAAAGAATAAGTTTTGCAAAGATATTGTAATACAGTATGATGCAAGACTTCGAGAGAGG AAATATGGGATTGCTGAAGGAAGACCATTGAGTGACCTAAAGGCAATGGCAAAGGCTGCTGGAGAGCAATGTCCTTCGTTTACACCATCTGGAGGAGAAACACTAGATGAG GTAAGGGCACGTGCAAAGAATTTCTTTGAATTTCTGTGCCAACTTTCTATTGAAGAAGAGTGTCAGAAACAACAAGCTGTTCTGGGTATGGCAGGCAATGGCTTGGAAACATTGGAAGGAAAACCAGTTTTCCCTTTGAGAAATCACTGCTGTGGACTTGAACTTAATTCTGATACTGACAAAGATACAAAAATGTTAAATCCCAATATATTGGTAGTGAGTCATGGGGCATACATGAGAAACTGGTTTGGTTATTTTGTTTTGGATCTAAAGTGCACTTTACCATTAGCTTTAAAAAAGTCTCAGTTATCTTCTGTGAGCCCTAATACTGGAGTGAGTCACTTCATTATAAACCTTGGAAACGGAGATGTGATTAAACCGGAAATCAGTTGTATTTGTCTTAATCGAGACGATCATTTAGCAGATGTGAATACTGAAAATCTGTAG